The Raphanus sativus cultivar WK10039 chromosome 2, ASM80110v3, whole genome shotgun sequence DNA segment CAAAATTTgcattagttttgttttgttcgaTTTAAGTTTATAAACAGTATTAGAATTCCCGTTTATCGTGTTGATTAATGATagtaaatatttgtttaaaaaagacatttgatcccaaaaaaaaagacaaaatgtaTAACGTGTTTACGTTTCTGATTTCTCTTGTAAACAAGTTTCTTTGGATACGAACTCTGATCTGTCTTTGCTTCACCTTTTTCTTAATCTTAATCTTTGTAAGTTTGTTCTTTTCGTTAAATCTATCTTTCTGTATCTTATAAAGATCTTCATATTTGGAAGTTGAATATCAAGGACGAATCATGTTCTGCTCAAGCACACTCACAGTCCCATATTAATGAAATAACCACTCCCATCCCACGTGATTATCACGTTCACTTCCACACCTCATGTATGTTATAGACCAACTTTCTTAGTCGGGCATCGCTGTCaagcaaaacaacaaaaacatataCGCCTATAGCCGAGTACCCACACCTTGTGTTGGGACAATACTTATATACTGTCGTTTTCAAGATGCATAAAATAATGACCAAAAATGTAAATGTtatttccaaaagaaaaaaacgaattCCACAAAATGCGACTAAAAAATAATGTGAGATTTCTAAGCTTGGTTCGCtccaaagaaaacaaacaacatgaaaacaaaaacaggcaaatgatatttaaattgttaaacttgATAGTGAACATAACTAAAAGTAACAAGGCATGGATATTTTGGTATCTCTTCGGCAGAACCAGGGATGATCGGATTGCATTTAACCGGGGACACAATTTTTTTcactatattttataatttgatagGAGGAACTGACATTGATTAATTCTAAttgtttaaagaaaatgaagaatgaGACGGGACACGTGACCCCGTATGTCCCTTACTACATCCGCCAATGGGCAGAACGGATATTCCGACTATTAGATAGAAAATCTAATACTAGAGAATCCATATACAAACCATCAAAGTTTAGATCGGTTCAGATAATAAAATTAGTAATTGTCTAATACCCATAAAAACTGTTATTGTTTGGTTCTGGTTTAGTTATTTGGGTAATTCagataattcatataaaatatcagATATTTCAGATAAAATGAGTAATTAAAATCACGAATATTTGactaattttagatatattcgGAAAAAATACTTGAATACTTCAGATAATTTTGGGtagttcataatttttttactaattgaTTTTTCAAATATCTTTGGATGCTGTTAACAAATTATCAAATGATACGTATATATAGTTATGTTGTATACatatagttaatatttttatatatttgatattttcctGCTCTTGTTTTGGTATTAATTCGGTTAATATGaatatagaaatataagaaCTGTTTGTATATTTGAAGATTTGATCATATTCTAGCTTGATTCCGCTTTTTGATTCTTGTGTTTTCTCCCAGATCTATACAATCTTGTGAAAATTTCATCTTAGACAAGTATGACATAGTAGTGATAAAGATATTAAGAGCTATAATTTATCGACATGCCGTAAGACGCACAATCTCGATATAGGATGTGTTTCATGCATTAGGGGAAGTGGAGCCTACTGCCTACGTTGATTTCCTCATCCTATTCTTTTTGTAAACTCTCAAGTCGACAAATATAGACACGCAGTTGAGTGACTTGCGGCTTACTGTAATGGAGAAAGATACATTATCTTTTGATTACGACTCTTAAACCAAGTCCGTGACATTACTCTTCCTCTATATATCTTGTCTGTCTACACAGATGCGTGAAGTGATATTATCCCTCGTGTTTATCGAGTAAGGATTTAGATGGATAATGGATTGGTCAAAAAGTAAACCAATACGTATTGCTTTTTTAATACTTTCTTTTAATTAACGTGTTGTAGCCCACAATCCATAGAAGCAGGTAGGAATGTTCATTTCGGTTTAAATTTGGATTCAGTTTGGTTTATTTGGTAACCAAAATCAATCAAAATTAGCTTAGTTTGTGTTTGATTTCGTTTGGTCTTAGTATGGTtaggtttgtgtttggtttggATCGATTTTAGTGTGATTTAGTTTGTGTTCAGTTtaattttagtttggtttatattCGATTCAGTTTTACTTAGTTAGTTTGTGTCTGTTCGGTTCaatcaaattgtttttttagtttAGTTGTAGttcaattacaaaatatatcataaaatataaaacaaattgttatttgacattaaataattattttcttcatatttaAACGTAAAATCAAATACTACAATGAAAATATAGATGATGTAATCtagtaattttatattattagtttcaaacaatataaatttttcagttttggtgttagtttatgagatttatattttatttcattttagttGTGTTCCTTATAttcataaattaaaatgtataaaattatgtttaactATTTACATCAAATGGTAAAATATctcaaatactaatatttattagtatatataattaatctaTTTAAAAGAACATTTTGGTTTTTTGGTTAGGTTCAGTTTAAAAACCAAATCATTGGATTTGATAAATCTTTAAAATGGTTTAAACATAtactttgatttgatttggaTCGGTTTAGATTTGGTTGTGTCTATTTGGTTTGGTTCATTTTTTCCCATCCCCTTGGAAACAGGGACGTTTTGATTTTTGAACACAAAATTAGAAGACTCTCAGCCATCTAGAAGGGTCAAAACCTTGACAAAATGCATAATATTATAGGTACAATATAGGCTTCCCTTCCTCTTTACACAGCATATATCGGGATCCTAGGCTAATCCCTTGGGTTGTAGGAACAGAAGACGCCTCCTCAGATTGAGCCTCACTGGCCATGCTTTCCGGCAGTGAGGTTTCTTGCTGAGCAACATTAGGTGGAGCTTCCGTGAGGGAAGGAGCAGAAGCTTGAACAATTTCTGAAGGCTTGAACTTGTTGATTTAGTAGCTAAGAGACGGTCCACTATAATCCACTGCTTTTGGTTGAGCAGGGGCGTCTTTCCTGACTTGGAGGAGTATAGAGGAAGCCGCAGCGACTGCGATAAGGGCAAGACCTCCTACGATTGCTGCCGTGTTCTCAGGCCCATCAGATGAAGATCCTGCAGTACCTGAGCTTATTGCACTCTCTGCAACATACACTGCAGGCTGCAAAAGCAACAAGATAAGCAATAAAGCAATAGTGTTAAGCCAGTGAGGAGTAAGAAGAAACTAGTAGAACTAGACGAAGAACACCATCAAACTATAGCAAATGAGACCAAATATAGCACTAGAGTGATAAGATCAAGAAGCATAAgattctctttattttttggAGATCTGTTGAAGAGATCAACTAACTAACTCTCAACCAAAAGGATCCAAAGCAAGAAACTAGTCAAAGGCCAtaatctcttcttcctctggCCTATTTATACTTATTATCATGTCTCTACTACCAGTGTAATGACTATCACAACGCGTGATGCTTTCTCTCCAAatatttttctctgttttgatcCTTTCTTACAACAAGGCCTGCCCTCGATACACATACTAAAACTGACcaaggaaaatatttttaaaaaataataataaaaggaTGGTATGATTTGGATATGACCTCAATAGAGTAAACATTAGTCTGACCGGCAGTATCTTTCTCAACATAGCCAGTCCAACCACGTTTCCGAGGAGGAAACGTTCCCACCACTTTGGTCTTCTCTCCAGCTAACCATTCCATACTCACTGTCAGAGCCGGACTTGAACGAAGTCTCACGAAACATCTGTATGGGCCCCCACCTCATGGGACCCTCAGTTCTATTTTTTCCCTCTGTAAATAtgtaatgtaaatatattaattttacgTGAAAAGTCAAATTAAAAAGCAAAGTTATGGTTTGTAGTGGACAGTGAGTCACTGTCCCAGCCGTGTGTTTCAGCCATCAAACAATATCATTTTTTTACTTCAGATTTTAAGATTTTCTTATGGAAATGTTATTGCAGGGTTTTTAGGATGAAGTTCTTAGCGTAATATAATAACGATCTCTTTTGGGTAAAATCAGTTGAATTCGGATAGTTcagttcaaaattttgaataattcggtTAGTTTGGTTCAcaattttgattaataatatattttcaaactgaattatttttttattttattatgattaCCATTTAAATCCCTATAATCATAAAGATATTTTCTCAATTATTACAAttcctatatattatttcaatatatttgcCCCATAATCTAAACTACTCAAATATCTACATGTGATATCTTTAACATATTTTTcacatttgtttatataattatcttTGACAACAACTACCCTTGATTAAGGAGTATATTTCAAATAAAGTcctaagatttttttctttctctattatattttaaaaatataaatatctatagtGAGATTTCATACTAAAAAATCAATTGCAGTCAAATCACGTTATATTTTCATCAATGTTTGTAAACCTGATATGGACATTGAACTGAATGACTTTTCAAATCACCGAGTCATCTGATAAACCGTGGATCAATTGCGAGTGTACCACGGATTAATACATGAAttaacattattatataataatatattaactataaaaagaaaaatatagaaaaattcGAGTTAATCTgtactttttgtttatttaaggttttataagttttttctATTCTACTGTTttataaatctgtttttttttctgttttataggATGTAAAGATTGCAACTGCGTGCCAAAGAAATCAGATTTATCATATGCAATGTGGTTTACCAGTTGGAGAGTGGAAGACTATCGACACTTTTAAAGTTTTGGCTGCTTTTGGACAATATCAACCAACTGCGCATCAATacaagttgattttttttaggaGAGACCGTGGTAACCAAATatgatttacaatttttttcattttcttataattttatatttctcaaatatttaaaactaaataaatacaCACTTAATACGCATGGTAAGATTTAAAACTATTATGAGTTCTGTATAAATAAGCTGTGAGACACATTCAATCTATTTTTCCTTTTGCTCCCAATATTTCAAGGAAGTGCGTGATTACATAATACAATTACGAAAgacaaagtttaaaaaataaaaaaaaagcaatacaATTTCGTTCAATTAATTTAAAGttctgaaatatttatatatctatatatataaaaaaaagaccCGCCCAATATCCACACAGATACACAGATCAGCCTCTAATATTATTTACGACAGTATACTATAAATAGTAGAAGTTGTACCCTCTAACCTTatgtttttcataattttatatatatcataaaaaaagACCTGCCTAATCGGGCGGATTAAGATCTAGTTAATTTTACGTGAAAAGTCAAATTAAAAAGCAAAGTTATGGTTTGTAGTGGACAGTGAGTCACTGTCCCAGCCGTGTGTTTCAGCCATCAAACAATATCATTTTTTTACTTCAGATTTTAAGATTTTCTTATGGAAATGTTTATTGCAAAGTTTTTAGGATGAAGTTCTTAGCGTAATATAATAACGATCTCTTTTGGGTAAAATCAGTTGAATTCGGATTATTCGATTAGTTcagttcaaaattttgaataattcggtTAGTTTGGTTCAcaattttgattaataattatttttgaaaactctAACTAACCGATTACCAAACCAAACACaaaatcaaagttttttttataaatcttctGAATCGAACCAAAACTTTTCACTTGACTAACCGAATTTCAATTCGGTTCGCGAGTTCGGTTAAAAATCCCAGGTTTAAGCATCTTAATCATACCACATTCGTAACATCCTCCCACTGAATCGACCAAACCTCAGTAAATTCACAAACACTGctcacacaaaacaaaacaaaaggttATAGGACACTCCTAGTTTGTTACAACAATCAACTTTCTACAAATGGATACATGCATGAAAATAAACCATTAGCCATGCAACACCAGCTCGTCATCCTCCTTCTCCCCTTGCCAGACCCAAACAATATCCGCCAGAGCAGGCCTAAGATCCTCCTCCACCAGCTTCTGATACTCCACAGTATCCCCACTACATTTCTTCACTTCAACCAGGTGAAACGTCTCCGCCACTTCAAATATCTCCGCATCAATCAACAACCTCCCTTTCCTTCCCTCCTTCCCTCCTTCAAGTTTAAACAGCCCTGCCTCTTGCTTTCTTATCTTCAGCTTCAGCCCTTTAGCCACCTCCTCCAGCTTACAAATAATCTCTGAAGCAGGCTTTCTAGACGTGAACTTAGACTCTTGCTTCTTGTACACGTCTCCGAACAGTCCTCCTAGATCAAACCCTGATGACAATGATATAATATCAAAAGCGTTCAAGCTTGTTAGGTTTGGAGGAGGAGACTCATGGCTTTGGCTTTCACCTGAACCACCAGCTTCCATGGGATTATTATTAACCTCTCTGGCTTGTTGCCTCTTTTGCTTCAAGTGTAAACCTTTCCTGAACCAAGAACTCTCCTTGATTCTGGACATGGTGATCCTCGTCTCATGGTTAGGATCCAGCATCTTACACAACAGTCTCTTAGCCTCAACGGGAAACCCTCTTGGACACTTGAACTGCCCTTTCCCAATCTTCGTGTACATATCCATCAGATTAGAGTCATAGAAAGGGAGATAACCAGCCAAAAGAACAAACAAGACAACCCCACAAGCCCAAACATCAGCCTTAGTGCCATCATACGCCTCACGGTTCACAATCTCAGGACAGACATAAGCATGCGTACCACAAGCCGTGTGAAGCAAGCCATCTTCCCCTTTAGACTCCGCAAGCGCGCTTAAACCAAAATCAGAAACCTTGAGGTTATCGTGCTCGTCAAGCAAGAGATTCTCCGGCTTGATGTCACGGTGATACACTCCACGGCTGTGACAAAAGTCAACCGCGTTGACGAGCTGGTAAAAGTACTTCCAAGCAACTCTCTCGCTCAATTTCTCCTTTGTGATCTTATCGAAAAGCTCCCCGCCTTTGCAGTACTCTAGGATGAGGTAGATCTTCGTTTTCGTCGCCATGACCTCGTGGAGATTCACGATGTTTGGGTGCTTAGCGAGACTCATCACGGAGATCTCTCTCTTGACCTGCTCGCTGTGCACAGGTTTCTTGATTTTTTCCTTGTCTATCATCTTGATGGCTACGCTCTCGTTGGTGTGAATGCTTCTTCCGTAGAACACCTTTGCGAAGTTGCCTTGACCTAATAGTCTCCCAACCTCGTATCTATCGGTTAAAATACTTGGTTTGTTTTCCATCCTAATCGACACAAAGGTTCAGAACTTACTTcaagattcaaaaaaaaacctttaTATAGACTAATGGAGAGGAAGGAGGATCAAGTTACCTCTTCGGCTATGTAAAGATGAGTCTTTATCTTTCAGAGAGACAAAAGAAGACGTGGAGATCTCTGCTTTGACCTATGCTCGTATCTGTCTTGGTTAGTTTATAATTGTGCTTTTGCGTTTCCTACGCGAGGAAGGAAGcattcaaattcaaaaaaaaaacagaaaaatgtgtatatatattctcaTGTGGACTCGTCCACCTAACGCACATGGAAGACAAAGTCTAAGTTATGTCAACTCGTGAGAAAGAAGCGCACATGAGAAAAGAATAAACGTATATTGTTTTATAACGACTTGCTTTACACATTCTCTGCCTCCTCCTGCTATTGTACGGACAAAACTTAAAAGAAATGTATACAAAGCGCTCAAATAACAGAACGTTAAATGGTCTTGTAGTGTTCATGCCTTATAGGGATTGTTTCTTGTTATGGTCGTGTTTATTCACTTTCTTCATGTTCCTGGCTTCCTGCTAGCCTACAATGGTTCACAATGTTGCTCTTACTTCTTGTTCATCCTGCAAAACAAAGCCGATTCGGTCAAATAAAGTATTCATCTTTGGCTTTGACTAAACGCATCAGCTCTGCTTCTCtgtattgattttaaaaagaaaacattatatTCTTGCGTTTTGGGCCGAAGAAGCGATGAAAATGGGCCTGTACAAAATAATAAGCCCAACTGTTATATTAGTGGAGAAAACTAGGgcttcagatttttttttttatttcttgcttCTCTTTAATATAAAAACGCAGAGTAAGCCGAGAGTTGCCTTGCCTGCCGCCACTGAGGAAGGAAGAAGGAGAGTCGCCGTCTGCTCCGAAACAACAGCTGCAAACATGGTCAGTCCAAATCTCTTCCTTTTACTCTTAGCTTGTGTGTTCTCTGTATCTCTTTTTTTGAGTTCAGTGATCGCTCAGCTTTCCATAGAAATGGTGTATTCAAATCATGAGGCGTTTTGTTTAGTGTCTTAGGATCAATGTCCACTCTAGTTTTACTCTGTAATGTCCTTATGACAAGGCTATATATCAAATGTGATGTTTCTGTAATTAGTGTACTTGTTTCTGTTTCTATGGTTTTGTGTATGTTTTGAAAATGTTGTTTTGTATTGTAAAATTTTGCAGGCAAGGGGATTGAAGAAGCATCTGAAGAGGCTCAATGCCCCCCATCATTGGGGTCTTGACAAACTTGGTGGTGCCTTCGTACGTTTTCTTTTGTCTCAAATCACTTCCTATTAGAGAGACACATTCATTACTTTATGTGTCTTGAAATGGTTGATGATgccgtttcttttttttttctcaggcTCCCAAGCCGTCTTCTGGACCTCACAAATCTAGGGAGTGTCTTCCTCTTGTCCTGATCATCAGGAACAGGTTGAAGTATGCTTTGACATACCGTGAAGTCATCTCCATCCTCATGCAGAGGCATATCCAAGTCGATGGTAAAGTCAGGACTGACAAAACATACCCTGCTGGCTTCATGGgtacgtctctctctctcttttttggtTTATTCCCTATATGATGATGATCACTAGCCTAAGCTGcattttttgatataaatagaTGTTGTCTCCATCCCCAAGACCAATGAGAGCTTCCGTCTTCTTTACGACACCAAGGGACGTTTCCGTCTCCACTCCATCAGAGATGAGGAAGCAAatgtatacttttttttttttttttttttaaatttgactGTATGAGTGTAGTTATTGACTTGTTTTCATTGTGTGCAGTTCAAGCTTTGCAAGGTGAGGGCTATCCTGCTCGGACGAAAGGGAATCCCTTACCTCAACACTTACGACGGTCGCACCATCCGTTACCCCGATCCGCTCATCAAACCGAACGACACCATCAAGCTCGACCTCGAGGAGAACAAGATCGTCGAGTTCATCAAGTTCGACGTCGGCAACGTTGTGATGGTGACTGGCGGTAGAAACAGAGGGCGTGTTGGTGTGATTAAGAACCGTGAGAAGCATAAGGGAAGCTTTGAGACGATTCACATCCAAGACTCGACGGGGCATGAGTTCGCCACGAGGTTGGGTAATGTGTTCACTCTGGGGAAAGGGACTAAGCCGTGGGTGTCTCTTCCAAAGGGTAAAGGTATTAAGCTTACCATCATTGAGGAAGCTAGGAAGAGGCTTTCGGCTCAGCAAGCTGCTTAGATGTTGAATCGTTCAAGACCGTTTGTTCGCTTCTTGCTTCAGTtttgagtttgttttttttctttctattacATGTTTCTTTCTTGCAAAACCCccataagaaaaagaaaaacagctgaacgttttagagagttttgtaatatttgtatggatattttttttatagtaatttACTCTTCAAAATCATCGACTTGAGATGTATTACGTTCAAAACGATGCTGCAAAGTCAATGAATCAATAGGGTAAATCTCACggtgtaaatatttataaaattaatatattaaatagtttactataatttttttatttttaaattattatgtaatttatattgtaatcagtatgctaattttttcaaataatattattttattttaatcataggtaaaattttggatatataagaaaatatctaattttccgattcaaccataatttgtttattctatagattaaaatattgattaattttgttgtttacatttaatttgatattgccttagatttgtaaatatattttagaaagattatgtataatttaatataatttatttttaaaatcaaatagtaaaaataaattaaagttttaattgactCAAAGTTACTGATATTAATATAACAACGATAGTATTATGAAACCTCATgcatatgtataaattatagaaaataactTAGTTgcaatagttggttaatatttattcataatattaattgagatctcataTTAGTTAATAGTATGTTACATTGttctatagtttatatttataaaaatattaatatgaacaataatacattatatttagttaagtgtttgattttgtattaaaaatttagattagtccaattactcattttgtggatatattgtgttacatatattccttcaaactaaaatatattatttctagttTAACTCAACCAAATTGAATTAATTGTATTCTTTGGTTCTTCATCATAGATATGTAAGTATGTTACtatcttttataatttggtatatgttaatttgcaaaaaaaaaaattagaaagtaaAGTCATGATCGGTACGAATTTgcataaaaataacttataaacttataaagtcAAGACTATTttctgaacttttttttttgtaaaattacatcacatataaaaatgttttcattataaattttctaaatactttctttattatatatttgatttggaaaaatataaaaggatacttaattagaaaataaaaaatgcatttttattcattaaaatatcttgtgttatgttatttatttttttttgtaataaatttgagaaatagattaattaaaataaaataattatattaaaatatatattatgttgtttaagattatcttttaaagggataattatttatttactctaaaatcaaaattattttgttaagtttccttttaatgaatcgcattatatataaaagatatttttcgtttttaaaatttacaattttttttcattatataggtTATTTAGAGAAGGAAACCCAAATAAAAaggaatttttttctttttaataatgacaaatagatatatttgattcactAAGAGTAATATTGTTATTAACCATCATAAGAATTAACGCGaccgcgacacataggaaactgacttctcaaataatattatagagattaaaactaaacaatattttaaaaaaatttagatatctaaaagaaactaatgatattacgattaaaattttatttacttttttaaaagatgtagtttgaaatttttagtaataaaagttttataattataaaagtaaaattaaataaaatttcgaaatttataattcatatttgaatatatttattttagagatgatttatgagttattaccatatttaaaaaagttcaccaaaaatataaatcggcattaaatgtaatgtatgaattattgtcatattttataaagtttaccaaaaatatatatcagcaataAATCttattgtccatgtcatatttaactataagccatgtcatcaattttagtaaccatgtcatcattttttgtgaaattgattgtggagacgacatgtggcaaaatcacttcgcaaatatagtctaggggattgCTTGGTAACTAGAAGTTTTACTGATGGATAATTTGGTTTCTAGACAAAATCTATgtgtgtttcaaaaagaaaaaagataaaatctATATGTTAacgaattatttatttattaat contains these protein-coding regions:
- the LOC108843093 gene encoding CBL-interacting serine/threonine-protein kinase 2-like; amino-acid sequence: MENKPSILTDRYEVGRLLGQGNFAKVFYGRSIHTNESVAIKMIDKEKIKKPVHSEQVKREISVMSLAKHPNIVNLHEVMATKTKIYLILEYCKGGELFDKITKEKLSERVAWKYFYQLVNAVDFCHSRGVYHRDIKPENLLLDEHDNLKVSDFGLSALAESKGEDGLLHTACGTHAYVCPEIVNREAYDGTKADVWACGVVLFVLLAGYLPFYDSNLMDMYTKIGKGQFKCPRGFPVEAKRLLCKMLDPNHETRITMSRIKESSWFRKGLHLKQKRQQAREVNNNPMEAGGSGESQSHESPPPNLTSLNAFDIISLSSGFDLGGLFGDVYKKQESKFTSRKPASEIICKLEEVAKGLKLKIRKQEAGLFKLEGGKEGRKGRLLIDAEIFEVAETFHLVEVKKCSGDTVEYQKLVEEDLRPALADIVWVWQGEKEDDELVLHG
- the LOC108843096 gene encoding 40S ribosomal protein S4-1 — translated: MARGLKKHLKRLNAPHHWGLDKLGGAFAPKPSSGPHKSRECLPLVLIIRNRLKYALTYREVISILMQRHIQVDGKVRTDKTYPAGFMDVVSIPKTNESFRLLYDTKGRFRLHSIRDEEANFKLCKVRAILLGRKGIPYLNTYDGRTIRYPDPLIKPNDTIKLDLEENKIVEFIKFDVGNVVMVTGGRNRGRVGVIKNREKHKGSFETIHIQDSTGHEFATRLGNVFTLGKGTKPWVSLPKGKGIKLTIIEEARKRLSAQQAA